A stretch of Imperialibacter roseus DNA encodes these proteins:
- a CDS encoding ABC transporter permease has protein sequence MLRNYFIIALRHLSRNKVFSLINLVGLSIGLATFLVIFIFVSFHKGFDQYHADADRIVRLGMKVKLGGELITMPSVGAPAATVFEQEIPEVEEATRIYGRPYFKFDITLGDKNFPGEQGMYADPDFFSFFSIPVIAGDPATILSSQKSVVLTQSMVQKYFGTNATPASVVGKMLEVKEKGTVQVTGVCADVPAQTHFDFDILLSMDMNPLSESHYWMADGFYTFVKLAKGGSVESLYDKFPTFTDKYIGPEVQEFLGVSFSEFLASGGSFEFNTMPLEDIHLWSHAENELGTNVNGTYINVFLGIGLLILLLAVINFINLSAASNIQRLKEVGVRKVMGARRAALVMQFMTEAVLITSVAFGLGFTLQQVATPLISQYFGVSMGQEGTSLVWYIAVACSGSLLIGMAAGLYPALLLSTTKTISALKGQTSATSSKGRMRNVLMVLQFSITIGLLSSVLVILAQVHYLQTKPLGYEKDQIMLIEDVDLLGEGRNSLRQELEKLPGVEAVSITGYVPSGPREFERNAMQDLTLENPETHRVTHVGVDEHFLSVMNMKLLSGRNFSREYGDEASNVIINASMSRSFGWDVASGEALGKTVTEVDHNENFTVIGIVDDFHIFNMNEAISPFFFRYSSNGFMAAVRFDSDKLALLNDELPKLWSEFSQEPMGQSYLNEYFVRNFEEEKKISSLFEVFTVLAIVLSGMGLFAITAFVTHQRTKEIGIRKVLGAEGIRLFVMLSKGVVAMLLIAACLCIPTVYYGMEQWLQSYPYRISVPAWAFGLPVLGIVAFALLVSGWHILKVIRINPVESLRDE, from the coding sequence ATGCTAAGAAACTACTTCATCATCGCCCTTCGCCACCTGAGCAGAAACAAGGTTTTCTCGCTTATCAATCTGGTGGGCCTTTCTATTGGCCTGGCGACCTTTCTCGTTATTTTCATTTTCGTTTCCTTCCATAAAGGATTCGACCAGTATCATGCCGATGCCGACAGGATTGTACGGCTGGGCATGAAAGTGAAGCTGGGTGGAGAGCTTATTACCATGCCATCGGTGGGGGCGCCAGCTGCCACTGTTTTTGAACAGGAAATCCCTGAAGTGGAGGAAGCAACAAGGATTTATGGGCGGCCTTATTTCAAATTTGATATCACCCTCGGTGACAAGAACTTCCCGGGAGAGCAGGGGATGTATGCCGATCCTGATTTTTTCAGTTTCTTTTCTATCCCGGTCATCGCAGGTGATCCTGCGACAATCCTCTCGTCCCAAAAGTCCGTCGTACTTACACAGAGCATGGTGCAGAAGTACTTTGGCACAAATGCCACTCCTGCGTCGGTAGTTGGCAAGATGCTGGAGGTGAAAGAAAAAGGCACCGTGCAGGTCACAGGCGTATGTGCCGACGTGCCGGCGCAAACCCATTTCGATTTCGATATTTTGCTATCAATGGACATGAACCCATTGAGTGAAAGCCACTACTGGATGGCCGACGGATTCTACACCTTTGTAAAGCTGGCCAAAGGAGGTTCGGTGGAGAGCCTCTATGACAAATTCCCCACATTTACCGACAAATACATTGGCCCGGAAGTACAGGAATTCCTGGGAGTGAGCTTCTCGGAGTTTTTGGCCTCCGGAGGTAGTTTTGAGTTCAATACCATGCCGTTGGAGGACATTCATCTCTGGTCGCATGCTGAAAATGAGTTGGGCACTAATGTCAACGGCACTTATATCAATGTGTTTCTTGGCATTGGACTGCTCATCCTGTTGCTGGCTGTGATCAATTTCATCAACCTGTCGGCGGCGTCCAATATACAACGCCTCAAAGAAGTAGGAGTGAGGAAGGTAATGGGAGCCCGGCGAGCTGCCCTGGTCATGCAGTTCATGACTGAAGCTGTGCTCATTACTTCGGTGGCTTTCGGCCTGGGCTTCACGTTGCAACAGGTGGCCACACCGTTGATCAGTCAATATTTCGGTGTGAGTATGGGGCAGGAAGGCACGAGTCTGGTGTGGTACATTGCTGTTGCCTGCAGTGGTAGTCTCCTGATAGGGATGGCGGCTGGCCTGTATCCGGCGCTGCTGCTTTCAACCACAAAAACAATCAGTGCCCTCAAAGGCCAAACATCAGCGACCAGTTCAAAAGGCCGGATGAGAAATGTGCTGATGGTGTTGCAGTTCAGCATTACCATCGGTTTACTCTCGTCGGTGCTGGTGATATTGGCACAGGTACATTACCTGCAAACCAAACCTCTTGGTTACGAAAAGGACCAGATCATGCTGATTGAAGATGTTGATCTCCTGGGGGAAGGCCGAAATTCGCTGCGCCAGGAATTGGAAAAGCTTCCGGGGGTGGAGGCAGTCTCGATTACCGGCTACGTGCCCTCCGGCCCGAGGGAATTTGAACGAAACGCCATGCAGGACCTGACCCTCGAAAACCCTGAAACGCACCGGGTAACGCACGTAGGCGTCGACGAGCATTTCCTTAGCGTGATGAACATGAAATTGCTGTCGGGTCGCAATTTTTCCAGGGAGTATGGAGACGAGGCTTCCAATGTTATCATCAATGCATCCATGAGCCGTAGCTTTGGCTGGGACGTGGCGTCAGGGGAAGCGCTTGGGAAGACAGTGACGGAAGTGGACCACAATGAGAACTTTACGGTAATAGGCATTGTCGACGACTTCCACATTTTCAATATGAATGAAGCCATCAGCCCATTCTTTTTCAGGTATTCCTCCAACGGTTTTATGGCGGCCGTTCGGTTCGATAGCGACAAGTTAGCCCTGCTCAATGATGAGCTACCTAAGCTTTGGAGTGAGTTCTCCCAGGAGCCCATGGGCCAATCCTACCTCAATGAGTATTTTGTCAGGAACTTTGAAGAGGAGAAAAAAATAAGCAGCCTCTTCGAAGTATTCACGGTACTGGCCATTGTCTTGTCCGGCATGGGGCTTTTTGCCATTACGGCATTTGTCACCCACCAGCGCACCAAAGAAATCGGCATCAGAAAAGTGCTGGGGGCCGAAGGAATTCGCTTGTTTGTGATGCTGTCGAAAGGGGTGGTGGCTATGCTGCTCATCGCAGCCTGCTTGTGCATTCCTACCGTGTATTATGGCATGGAGCAATGGCTGCAAAGCTATCCTTACCGGATCAGCGTGCCTGCCTGGGCTTTCGGATTACCGGTACTGGGCATTGTTGCATTCGCCCTGCTGGTGAGCGGCTGGCATATCCTCAAAGTGATCAGGATCAACCCGGTGGAGTCGCTGAGGGATGAGTAG
- a CDS encoding DUF4160 domain-containing protein, with translation MPTLKIIDSVKVDVYSREHPPPHFHAIYAEYEELIEIETLATYAGSLPRAQRSKVIEWAKTRQDFLMGNFNRLNPGL, from the coding sequence TTGCCAACATTAAAGATTATTGATTCGGTCAAGGTTGACGTTTATTCACGTGAACATCCGCCTCCACATTTTCATGCCATTTATGCAGAGTATGAAGAACTGATTGAAATCGAAACATTGGCAACATATGCTGGCAGTTTGCCAAGAGCCCAAAGAAGCAAGGTGATCGAATGGGCAAAAACCAGACAAGACTTTTTGATGGGTAATTTTAATCGTTTGAATCCAGGATTATGA
- a CDS encoding helix-turn-helix domain-containing protein, with product MRKKLGIPRIIKIQKVNGLTIQCMFNNGQSRILDFDGIFKQWKIGESDVEYPLLSPEEFKKVELRNFTLSWPNIPVTLLSEDGSEVRHPYELSPDELYMLSEPAEASDSQKFGSLIRTARIKAGLTQEQLAQRSGTSRFYISRLENNRTDVELSTFRKIVEAGLDKHFKLIIE from the coding sequence ATGAGAAAGAAATTAGGCATCCCAAGAATTATCAAAATACAGAAAGTGAACGGGTTAACGATTCAGTGTATGTTCAATAATGGGCAAAGCAGAATTCTTGACTTTGACGGGATATTTAAACAATGGAAAATTGGAGAAAGCGATGTTGAATATCCGCTGCTATCACCTGAAGAGTTCAAAAAAGTAGAACTTAGGAATTTCACTCTGTCCTGGCCTAATATTCCCGTTACACTCCTGTCTGAAGACGGAAGCGAAGTCCGCCATCCATACGAGTTGAGTCCGGATGAGCTTTACATGCTAAGTGAACCTGCCGAAGCTTCTGATTCGCAAAAATTTGGCAGTTTGATCCGTACAGCAAGGATAAAAGCTGGATTGACCCAGGAGCAGCTCGCTCAAAGAAGTGGAACTTCCAGGTTCTACATTTCAAGACTGGAGAACAACCGAACAGATGTAGAGCTTTCAACATTTCGAAAGATTGTAGAGGCTGGACTTGACAAGCATTTCAAGCTTATAATTGAGTAA
- a CDS encoding TIR domain-containing protein, with the protein MNENNAKKSDMWPVIIGAGAVALLLKALFEDEEDSGKEIKKRIFISFAVGDSKYRDYLVKQAKDERSPFAFVDMSVKQPWEEDVWKHKCRTKIKSCDGMIVLLSKNTWHASGTRWEIKCAKEEGLPVIGMHIKKNNQGATPPELYGKKVITWSWDNLAKVIKKM; encoded by the coding sequence ATGAATGAAAACAATGCAAAAAAATCGGATATGTGGCCAGTAATAATTGGTGCAGGTGCAGTTGCTCTTCTTCTTAAAGCACTATTCGAAGATGAGGAAGACTCGGGCAAGGAAATAAAGAAGCGCATCTTTATCAGCTTTGCAGTTGGAGATTCGAAATACAGAGATTATTTGGTGAAACAAGCCAAAGACGAACGGTCTCCTTTTGCCTTTGTAGATATGTCAGTAAAGCAACCTTGGGAAGAGGATGTTTGGAAACATAAATGCCGTACCAAAATTAAATCCTGCGATGGCATGATAGTGCTGTTAAGTAAAAACACATGGCATGCCAGCGGCACACGTTGGGAAATAAAATGTGCTAAAGAAGAGGGCTTACCTGTAATCGGTATGCATATTAAAAAGAATAATCAAGGAGCAACTCCACCAGAATTGTACGGCAAAAAAGTAATCACTTGGTCTTGGGACAATTTAGCCAAGGTTATTAAAAAGATGTAA
- a CDS encoding TIR domain-containing protein has translation MGIYSSSELKNIASSKGRVFEQRTYSAQNVSINTKFDIFLSHSFLDKQEVQGLYQELTDFGYSVYVDWIVDPHLDRTNVTKESASLVRKRMKCSKSLLLAISTNASMSKWIPWELGYVDGSTSRCAVIPVSKEGVPPKSFKGKEYLSLYPFIKKVPIGRTNEDKLWVIADEYDYSQFDSWFLNGIIQENRGVNIFNL, from the coding sequence ATGGGTATTTACAGTAGTTCAGAGTTGAAAAATATTGCCTCAAGCAAAGGTAGGGTTTTTGAACAAAGAACTTATAGTGCGCAAAATGTTTCCATTAATACAAAATTCGATATTTTTTTATCCCATAGCTTTTTAGATAAACAAGAAGTACAAGGACTTTATCAAGAGTTGACCGATTTTGGGTATTCTGTTTATGTTGATTGGATTGTAGATCCGCACCTTGATCGAACGAATGTAACTAAAGAATCAGCCTCACTAGTGAGAAAGAGAATGAAGTGTTCAAAGTCACTTCTACTCGCTATTTCAACAAATGCTTCAATGTCCAAATGGATTCCTTGGGAACTTGGTTATGTTGATGGAAGTACGAGTAGATGTGCAGTAATTCCAGTATCTAAAGAAGGTGTCCCTCCTAAGTCCTTCAAAGGCAAAGAATACCTTTCTTTATATCCATTTATTAAAAAAGTCCCAATAGGAAGAACTAATGAAGATAAACTCTGGGTGATAGCAGACGAATATGACTACTCACAATTCGATTCATGGTTTTTAAATGGAATAATTCAGGAAAATAGAGGCGTAAACATTTTCAACTTATGA
- a CDS encoding caspase family protein encodes MRKALVVGINKYPNANLFGCINDASAFGNTLETNGDGSPNFDVRLLTDVPTKGDLKGHIKNLFAGDCETALFYFSGHGFFDETGGGIIVTPDFAANDEGISMDDILHVANESKAQNRVIVLDCCHSGSFGNPKINGGRNAQIGEGVSILTASKADEASVEINGHGVFTNLLLDAMQGGAADLRGHITPGSIYSYIDQALGPWDQRPVFKTNITRFTSLRTVSPQVSPEILRRLNQYFASPGDHFKLDPSFEFTNDPAIEHDFVEPYADEKNVSVFKDLQKLTSVGLVLPVDEQHMYFAAMHSKSCRLTALGYHYWRLVKDKRI; translated from the coding sequence ATGAGAAAAGCACTTGTAGTAGGTATCAACAAATATCCAAATGCAAATTTATTTGGTTGTATCAATGATGCTTCTGCTTTTGGTAATACATTGGAAACAAATGGTGATGGCTCACCCAATTTTGATGTGCGGTTGCTAACAGATGTTCCAACAAAAGGAGATTTAAAAGGCCACATAAAAAATCTGTTTGCAGGAGATTGTGAAACTGCACTCTTTTATTTTTCAGGTCATGGATTTTTTGATGAAACAGGTGGTGGAATAATCGTTACCCCTGATTTTGCAGCAAATGACGAAGGAATTTCAATGGATGATATTCTTCACGTTGCAAATGAATCCAAAGCACAAAATAGAGTAATCGTTTTAGACTGTTGTCATTCGGGGTCTTTTGGTAATCCGAAAATCAATGGAGGAAGGAATGCTCAAATAGGTGAAGGTGTTTCGATTTTAACCGCAAGTAAAGCAGATGAAGCCTCAGTTGAAATTAATGGCCATGGCGTTTTCACAAACCTCCTTTTAGATGCAATGCAAGGCGGAGCAGCAGATTTAAGAGGCCATATAACGCCAGGAAGTATTTATTCATACATAGACCAAGCTCTTGGCCCATGGGATCAAAGGCCAGTTTTTAAAACCAACATTACTCGTTTTACATCCCTCAGAACCGTCTCGCCACAAGTTTCACCTGAGATTTTGAGAAGGCTGAACCAGTATTTCGCTTCCCCAGGAGACCATTTTAAACTCGACCCTTCCTTTGAATTCACCAACGACCCAGCAATAGAACACGATTTTGTTGAACCATATGCGGATGAAAAGAACGTTTCTGTATTCAAAGATTTACAGAAATTAACAAGCGTTGGGTTAGTGTTACCTGTAGATGAACAGCATATGTATTTTGCGGCAATGCACTCAAAAAGTTGTAGACTGACGGCATTGGGTTACCATTACTGGCGACTTGTAAAAGACAAGAGAATTTAA
- a CDS encoding TIR domain-containing protein, with amino-acid sequence MADKKVVFVAFAIEDKAQRDLLKGQSLNTKSPFEYVDMSVKEPYEEDWRDRVRTRIRRSDGVLVLVSKNSFKSTGQKWEIQCAREEGKKVRGFWAYADDRTDLEGVYTRAWTWDNIKDFIDSL; translated from the coding sequence ATGGCAGATAAAAAAGTAGTATTCGTTGCCTTTGCAATTGAAGACAAAGCACAAAGGGATCTTTTAAAAGGTCAATCGCTTAACACAAAATCCCCATTCGAGTACGTTGACATGTCAGTCAAAGAACCGTATGAAGAGGACTGGAGAGATAGAGTGCGAACAAGAATTAGGCGTTCAGACGGAGTATTGGTTTTAGTGAGTAAAAACTCCTTTAAATCGACCGGTCAAAAATGGGAAATCCAATGTGCAAGAGAAGAAGGTAAGAAAGTCAGAGGCTTTTGGGCATACGCAGATGACCGTACTGACTTAGAGGGTGTTTATACAAGAGCATGGACTTGGGACAATATTAAAGACTTTATTGATTCACTATGA
- a CDS encoding helix-turn-helix domain-containing protein has protein sequence MKDYKNIKTFDELIELEHGKIGTENRSKYEEGAQMFIVSEMLKAARKEAKLTQEQLAERSGTKKSYISKLENGKVNIQLSTLIRIFEQGLNRRIGLTFL, from the coding sequence ATGAAAGACTATAAGAACATCAAGACATTTGATGAGTTGATTGAACTCGAACACGGAAAAATCGGAACGGAAAACCGAAGCAAATATGAAGAGGGGGCGCAGATGTTCATTGTGAGTGAAATGCTAAAAGCAGCCCGCAAAGAAGCCAAACTGACACAGGAGCAACTGGCCGAAAGATCAGGAACAAAGAAGAGTTACATTTCTAAGCTTGAAAACGGCAAAGTAAATATTCAACTCTCAACATTGATCAGAATTTTTGAGCAAGGATTGAACAGAAGAATTGGACTGACTTTCTTGTAA
- a CDS encoding type II toxin-antitoxin system HipA family toxin codes for MSSYKPVKEIKVGLQFASDTIPIGRLAIRDNRVYFEYDQSFLALDLHISPFKLPLQTGLQSFDPFLFEGLHGVFDDSLPDGWGRLLVDRFLKSQGILPAEFSPLDRLALVGATGLGALVYAPDHSSQASDSPLDLNKLANQTRDVLHGEASEVLKELIDLGGSSAGARPKVVVGLDGEKKNIIHGKHQLPDGYEHWMVKFPNVNDGDDAGAIEYVYSQMARQAGLIMPATYLFPADKGPGYFAVKRFDCSPGRRWHMHTASGLLHANFRVPALDYENLLELTLALTKDAREVEKMFRLAVFNVLAHNRDDHGKNFSYLMDQTGDWTLAPAYDLTFSSGPGGQQSTMVMGEGQAPSMAHLIQLGKQTHLSSTDLTAIIDQTAEALSHWEELARTFGVKENNIKLIKARMVV; via the coding sequence ATGAGCAGTTACAAACCGGTGAAGGAAATAAAAGTTGGCCTTCAGTTTGCCAGCGACACGATTCCAATAGGGCGACTGGCCATCCGGGACAATAGAGTTTACTTCGAGTACGACCAGTCGTTTCTTGCACTCGACTTGCACATTTCTCCTTTCAAACTACCCCTTCAAACAGGGCTTCAGAGCTTCGACCCATTTCTTTTTGAGGGGTTGCATGGCGTGTTTGACGACAGCCTGCCTGACGGCTGGGGGCGCCTGCTCGTGGATCGCTTTTTAAAAAGCCAGGGTATACTGCCTGCCGAATTTTCACCTTTAGACCGGCTGGCCCTGGTAGGCGCAACCGGTCTTGGGGCTTTGGTGTATGCACCCGATCACAGCAGCCAGGCTTCCGATAGCCCCCTTGACCTGAATAAACTGGCCAACCAGACCCGGGACGTGCTGCATGGGGAGGCTAGTGAGGTCTTAAAGGAATTGATTGACTTAGGAGGCTCCTCGGCAGGTGCACGGCCAAAAGTAGTGGTGGGATTGGATGGGGAGAAAAAAAATATTATTCATGGAAAACACCAGCTGCCTGATGGCTACGAGCATTGGATGGTGAAGTTTCCGAACGTCAACGACGGGGATGATGCGGGAGCCATTGAGTACGTCTACTCCCAGATGGCACGACAGGCGGGGCTGATAATGCCAGCCACTTACCTCTTTCCTGCTGATAAAGGCCCGGGATATTTTGCAGTCAAACGTTTCGACTGCTCGCCCGGTCGGCGTTGGCATATGCACACCGCTAGCGGACTGCTGCATGCGAATTTCAGGGTACCGGCGCTGGATTATGAAAACTTGCTTGAGCTCACGCTGGCCCTCACCAAGGACGCCAGAGAAGTGGAGAAAATGTTCAGGCTGGCTGTTTTCAATGTGCTGGCTCACAACAGAGATGACCATGGAAAAAATTTCTCGTATTTGATGGATCAAACAGGAGACTGGACGCTCGCCCCTGCCTACGACCTGACCTTCTCTTCCGGCCCTGGGGGGCAGCAAAGCACGATGGTGATGGGTGAAGGCCAGGCCCCCTCCATGGCTCATTTGATCCAGCTTGGGAAGCAAACCCACCTTTCCAGCACTGACCTAACAGCCATCATCGATCAGACAGCTGAAGCACTTTCGCATTGGGAAGAGTTGGCAAGAACCTTCGGTGTGAAGGAAAATAATATAAAGCTGATTAAAGCTCGAATGGTTGTTTAA
- a CDS encoding helix-turn-helix domain-containing protein has product MLFISIPKAQQRLAVNIKALRLAQGLTQEGLAERADVSLPTLRKFEQKGVLSLLSFIKLCMALGCLEKILEATTSSQPQFSSIDDVLKGQKAATPKRGWKK; this is encoded by the coding sequence ATGTTATTTATATCGATTCCTAAAGCACAGCAAAGGCTTGCGGTAAACATCAAGGCGCTCCGGTTGGCGCAGGGACTGACTCAGGAAGGTTTAGCGGAAAGAGCAGACGTAAGTTTGCCAACGCTTCGAAAATTTGAGCAAAAAGGTGTACTATCCCTCCTTTCATTCATTAAGCTTTGCATGGCCCTCGGTTGCCTGGAGAAAATATTGGAGGCAACAACCAGCAGTCAGCCTCAATTCTCTTCCATTGACGATGTGCTGAAGGGCCAAAAGGCTGCCACACCCAAACGAGGCTGGAAAAAATGA
- a CDS encoding ABC transporter permease, whose amino-acid sequence MLFNYFKIAWRNITRNKLLTFINVGGLAVGIATSLLIMQYVAFEQSYDQFFENKERIFRVDWSFNQEGETALALPKAASGAGPKLVAEFPEVEAMTRIYKTFSPVNVSYQDKVFNEAKILFASQEFFTVFSLPLVSGERKSVLDGPNKVVLSQSAADRYFPGTDPLGKMLRLKEGDNWDMSLQVTGVMEDMPANTHMEGDLIVSFDTYIHPGSYADGSFYWVNFYTYLLTAPGTTKEQLNAKLNPWLAANEAFNDSSEGDKPTASVMPLEDIHLHSHYTQEMKANGSYLVVYILMVAALMILVIAWLNYINLSTAKGLERAKEVGIKKVVGASRGQLIGQFLLEASLTNAMSIALAFTLFQFAQPLIHLVLPAQAVWSIVFEGELVWQMFVVLLVGAFLSGYYPAVVISSYKPAHILKGRATHSSGGHLLRRMMVALQFGLSLTLLVSTFTVKDQVSFMLNQDLGLNIDQVVVAMAPNASGKVKPEQLDQFRAAVLARPAVTGFSATRMMPGEAIFYNTAGQSFGSRGFNNNYGQGGIDSYFIPFMEIEFLAGRNFDPTMETDNRAVVVNQSALKLLDFVTPEEAIGKKIFWMDDDFGDWNVIGVVKDHHQFGLANAIEPIIYYQEEEAPSYFSFKVSAANMKESIDQLSEVYGQFFPGNPFDYHFLDEQFDVQYDADRQVLQAFSAFSLVAIIIACLGLFGLASFEAIQRTKEIGIRKVLGASFSGLAVLFSRRFLGLLLISAAFALPLCYLLMDEWLNSYAFRMELGWLEFVLPVGILFGISMITLLYHTLKTVRINPVEALRSE is encoded by the coding sequence ATGCTTTTCAACTACTTCAAAATAGCCTGGCGCAACATCACCAGAAACAAACTTCTCACTTTTATTAATGTGGGCGGGCTGGCAGTGGGCATCGCCACTAGTTTGCTGATTATGCAATATGTTGCTTTTGAGCAAAGCTACGACCAGTTTTTTGAAAACAAGGAGCGCATATTCAGGGTTGACTGGAGCTTCAATCAGGAAGGTGAGACGGCGTTGGCACTCCCCAAGGCAGCATCAGGTGCGGGCCCTAAGCTCGTTGCCGAATTTCCGGAAGTAGAAGCGATGACGAGGATTTACAAAACCTTTAGCCCTGTGAATGTCAGCTATCAGGACAAGGTTTTTAATGAGGCTAAAATCCTGTTCGCCAGCCAGGAATTCTTTACTGTGTTTTCCTTGCCGCTGGTTTCAGGTGAAAGGAAAAGTGTGCTGGACGGACCCAACAAGGTAGTGCTGAGCCAGTCGGCAGCCGATCGCTACTTTCCGGGCACTGATCCGCTCGGCAAGATGCTTCGCCTCAAGGAGGGTGACAATTGGGACATGAGCCTGCAGGTGACAGGTGTGATGGAAGATATGCCCGCCAACACCCATATGGAGGGTGATTTGATTGTTTCCTTCGACACCTATATCCATCCCGGTTCCTATGCCGATGGAAGTTTTTACTGGGTAAACTTTTACACCTACCTGCTCACCGCCCCCGGTACCACAAAAGAGCAGCTGAATGCCAAATTGAATCCATGGTTGGCTGCGAACGAGGCTTTCAACGATTCGAGTGAAGGAGACAAACCCACCGCAAGCGTGATGCCGCTGGAGGACATTCACCTGCACTCGCACTATACGCAGGAAATGAAGGCCAACGGAAGCTACCTGGTGGTCTACATCTTAATGGTGGCTGCGCTGATGATATTGGTTATTGCCTGGCTCAACTATATCAACCTGAGCACTGCGAAGGGGTTGGAAAGGGCCAAAGAGGTGGGCATAAAGAAGGTAGTGGGTGCCAGTAGAGGGCAACTGATTGGGCAATTCTTATTGGAAGCCAGCTTGACCAATGCCATGAGCATCGCTCTCGCTTTCACACTGTTTCAGTTTGCGCAGCCACTTATCCACCTGGTGCTTCCCGCGCAGGCAGTGTGGAGCATTGTCTTTGAAGGTGAGTTGGTTTGGCAAATGTTTGTTGTACTGCTCGTTGGGGCTTTTCTGTCCGGATACTACCCCGCCGTCGTTATTTCGTCCTACAAACCTGCCCATATCCTTAAAGGACGGGCTACACATTCTTCAGGAGGTCACCTGCTAAGAAGAATGATGGTTGCGCTTCAATTTGGGCTTTCGCTAACGCTACTGGTATCCACCTTTACTGTAAAAGACCAGGTAAGTTTTATGCTCAATCAGGATCTTGGATTGAATATCGATCAGGTAGTGGTGGCCATGGCACCCAACGCCAGTGGAAAAGTAAAACCGGAACAGCTGGATCAGTTTAGAGCGGCTGTGCTGGCCCGGCCAGCGGTGACAGGTTTTTCGGCCACACGGATGATGCCAGGCGAGGCTATTTTTTATAATACAGCCGGGCAATCATTTGGAAGTAGAGGCTTCAATAACAACTATGGGCAGGGAGGCATAGACTCCTATTTCATACCATTTATGGAAATAGAGTTTTTGGCTGGCCGCAATTTTGACCCAACCATGGAAACCGATAATAGAGCGGTGGTGGTAAATCAATCAGCGTTAAAGCTGCTCGACTTTGTAACGCCTGAGGAGGCTATTGGTAAAAAGATATTTTGGATGGATGACGACTTTGGAGACTGGAATGTCATCGGTGTGGTGAAAGATCACCACCAATTTGGCTTGGCCAACGCTATTGAACCTATTATTTATTACCAGGAAGAGGAGGCACCATCCTATTTTTCCTTTAAGGTGTCGGCTGCAAACATGAAAGAGTCAATTGATCAACTCAGCGAAGTGTATGGCCAGTTCTTTCCCGGCAACCCCTTCGACTACCATTTTTTGGATGAACAGTTTGATGTGCAATACGATGCGGATCGTCAGGTGTTGCAGGCTTTCAGTGCCTTCTCATTAGTTGCCATCATTATCGCCTGTCTGGGGTTATTTGGGCTGGCGTCTTTTGAAGCCATTCAGCGCACTAAAGAGATCGGGATCCGGAAAGTGCTGGGAGCTTCCTTTTCTGGCTTGGCAGTGTTGTTCTCCCGCCGGTTCCTGGGTTTGCTGCTAATCAGCGCTGCATTTGCTCTGCCGCTTTGCTACCTGCTGATGGACGAGTGGCTGAACAGTTATGCCTTCAGGATGGAGCTTGGCTGGCTGGAATTTGTGCTGCCGGTTGGCATTTTGTTCGGGATATCAATGATTACTTTACTCTACCATACCCTGAAAACTGTGAGAATTAATCCTGTGGAGGCATTAAGAAGTGAATGA